ATAAGAGAGAGGGCTTTGAAGGAAAGACCACCTCCATATATATCGAAACAGGAATGGTTTATAAAAATTGTATACGATGAACTCTCATCACTTTTTGGTGGTGATATAAAACCACAGGTATTTCCAGTAAAGACTCCATACATAATTATGTTAGTTGGAGTTCAAGGATCTGGAAAAACAACAACAGCTGCAAAAATAGCGTATTTCTATAAGAGATATGGATATAGACCCTGTTTAATATGTACTGATACCTATAGACCTGCAGCATATGAACAACTATACCAGCTTAGTAAACAAATAGATGTACCTTTCTGTGGAGATCCTAAATCTAGCGATCCTATAGATATTGCGAAGAAATGTCTATCCTACTGTATAAATAATAATACAAATATAATTATCATTGATACTGCTGGTAGACATGGATATGGAGAGGAGGAATACTTATTAAAGGAGATGCAGGATATTGCTAAGGCTGTAAATCCTGATGAAGTTATGCTTATAATAGATGCATCAATTGGGCAGAAAGCTTATGATCTTGCACTTAGATTTCATAGTGCAACACCTATAGGCTCTATAGTTATTACAAAACTCGATGGAACAGCAAAGGGTGGTGGAGCTTTATCAGCTGTTGCAGCAACAAAAGCCATAATTAAGTTTATTGGTACTGGTGAAAAGATTCCAGAGCTAGAGGTTTTTGACCCTAGGAGATTTGTTGGAAGAATTCTTGGACTTGGCGATCTTCCTACACTAATCGATAAGTTAAAGTCTATTGAGAGGAGTAGTGATTTAGAGAAGAGACTTACAAAAGCTATAGCTACAGGTAAGATAAGTCTAGTAGATCTCTATCTCCAGATTCAGACAATGAGAAAACTTGGGCCATTATCAAAAATACTTCAGCTAATCCCTGGATTATCTCTTCTACCAGTAGATGATAAACAGCTTAAGATTAGTGAAGAAAAGATGGATAAATGGTTAGCCATTATCAATTCTATGACATACGAAGAGCTTAGGAATCCAAATATAATAGATAAATCTAGAATCAATAGAATAGCTATAGGCTCTGGTACTACAGCTGATGATGTTAAAGAGCTATTGAAATACTATGAACTTGTAAATACAATGATTAAAAATATGAAGAGAAGATATGGATTACTAAGGAAACTCGGTATAGATTTGTCAAAAATAGATCTTGGGAAAGGAGAGTAGGATGCTATGTCGATAATAGATATAGCAAATAATATTCTTAGAAAATACTGTCTATGTGATAGGTGTTTAGGAAGATTATTTGCATCACTAGGAAGAGGGCTTAGTAACGATGAGAGAGGTAAGGCTATAAAAATAGCCTTAGTCTTAGAATTACATAAGAGGTATCTTGATGGAGATAAAGATTCCTTGAAGCAGCTAGTTGAATTATCACCAAATATAGGTCCTATTGCAGTAAACCTCATTAAGAATCTTGGTATTGAGATAGAATATACACCTAGAACATGTTTTATATGTGATAACAAGATCAATGATATTATAGATACATATTCCCAAAGAATTGCAGATATAATTAATGAAAGACATATCAATTCCTTTGTACTTGGTATCAGAGGTGTTACTAGCTATATTAGAAAGGAGGAGTCCATAGCCAATGAATTCAAATTGCTATACTGGGAGAATATTAAGAGAGAGCTAAAGAGAGAGATAGGTAAAAAGATACAGATGATGACTAATGCTAAGGTAGATTTCCTGAATCCAGAAGCAATGATAATTATTGATATTGATAGAGATAGAATCTACATAGAATCACCATCCCTCTTAATCTATGGCCGTTATTGGAAACTCGGTAGAATGATTTCTCAAAATATATGGCTAACAAAGAATGGTGTAAAGAAGTATCCATTATCCATAGAGGAAATAGCGAAGATGTTAGTTAAAGATGGTTTTGGAGATGACGTAGTTTTGCATATTGCTGGACGAGAGGATGTTGATGTTAGAACTCTTGGTAGTGGTAGACCATTTGTTCTAGAGATTAAGAGACCTAGAAAAAGGAATATCGATATAAAAGATATTGAAAATAGATTGAATAGTATATCTAGGTGGTTAAAATTTGAATTGAATATGTTTGTTGATAGAGATTTTGTTAGCAGAGTTAAAAAGGGGTGTAGAACCTCCTATAAAATATATAGAGCTATAGTGGTAGCAGATAGAGATATTGGTATAGAGGATATAAAGAGGCTTGAGGAATTTTTTAGGGATAGAATTATTGAGCAGAGAACTCCTACTAGGGTATTAAGAAGGAAGAAAGATGTTTTGAGGAGGAGGAAAGTTTTTGAGATTAAGACTAGAGTTATATCTCCAAGAGTATTTGAGGCATTAATAAAATGTGAAGGAGGTCTCTATGTAAAGGAACTTATCTCAGGCGATAATGGGAGAACAGTACCAAGTTTTTCATCTGTTCTCAATGCAAATACTCTATGCCTTACTCTAGATGCTCTCTATGTTCATGAGTATATATAAATATATAAACTTTAATCTATAAATTTAGACATATACACATTGGTGATTAGCGATGGTGAAAGCACCCCAAGGCCTAAGACATAGGACCAGAAAGCTAATGAGAAAAAGCGTTAGAGAGAGGGGTAGAGTTCCACCACTAAGTAAAATACTTATAAATTATAAGATAGGGGATAGTGTCTACATAAAAGTAGATCCATCTATCCATAAGGGAATGCCCCATAGAATGTATATAGGTAAGGTTGGCAAGATAGTAGGGTTTAGAGGTAAAGCTCTTGAAGTTGAAGTAAAGGTTGGATCAAAGATAAAGAAGTTATTCCTTTTACCAGAACATGTAGAACCTGCATTTCCTATCCAAGAAAGAATTAAGGAAGTTTTAGATAAACTCAATAGTATTGCAAAAATTAGACAGACTCAGAGAAAAATTTTTCTATCACTTGTAAAAACTTCTAAGTAGTTAGATTATTACTATATTAGGTCAAGGTGAATTATTTGAGCTATGAAATTCTTGAGTATAGGGATATCCCTAATCCATTGGCTAAAAAAATACTTGAGGAGTATATAGAGAAGATTTCTTCAAAGGACATAGTACCTGAGCTCATACGCGTTACACATGAATATCTAACCAGTAATACGAAGTGTGATGTAGATAAAAGTGAAAAGCTCTATAATGAACTCAAAACTTTTAATCTAAAAGAATTAACTATATCCTTAATAATAAATCTACTTCCAAAAACAATAGACGAATTAAAATTTGTTGTTGCTACATTTGAGGAAAGAGTTCCTGATGAGGAGATTCTGAATAGAATTCTTGAGCTGGTAAGCCAATATTGCCAAACTGAGAATGTATAAGGAATTATTGAATTCTTTAGGATGATACTATGAGACCTAGACCACGAAGACATTTTATTCCAGATGAATTTGCAGTTATATTAGACTATATGCCTATGGGTAATCCCTATGATAAGCATTCACAACATAGAATATCCCCTATAGCACAAGGGATAGGGACAAAGTTTTTTACACTGGTTGAAATTGTTCCTATGAAAAACTCTACTCTTGTGATAGGTGAGAGAATACCACTTTCATTCTCCCCACGAGAGCCCGGTCATAGAGTATTCGATAGACTGTTATATGAAGATCTTACTACTATAGCTAGGGAGAATCTTGAAAAAACTGTTAGGAGAATTGTTGAGGAGAAAGAGAGGGTATTTGTCGAATTCTTTAATGTTGCAGAAGCAATTAATATTAGGATGCATAGTCTTGAGCTTATTCCTGGAATAGGGAAGAAAACCTTAGCTATGATTCTAGAGGAGAGAAAGAAGAAAAAATTTGATAGCTTTGATGACATAAGAAAGAGATTAAAAATCAATGATCCTGCTAAACTCTTTGTCGATAGAATCATATTAGAGCTTCAAAGAACTGAAAAATATTATTTATTCGTTGAACCCTATCCCCCATCGCCAGAGTATCGATTTCTAAACTATCTAGAGCTTCTATATAGCAGAACTGGTTACAATGAGCCATGGTAAATAATTTCCTAGATTCACAGAGAGATTTATCTCTATGGGTTAGAGAGAAACTTAGAGTATATGGTATAAAGCTTAAGAAAAGATTAAGTCAAGTGATTCTTCTTAATGAAAAAACACTTGAAAAAATAGCAAGAATGTTAAAAGAGCTATCCATTATTCATAGGTTTAGCAGTGTTATTGAAATAGGTTCTGGTCCTGGTACACTAACACTATATGTTGCAAAGGAATGTACAAATCTTTATATCATTGCTATAGAAATTGATAAAAGGTTTTCAGCGATATTGAGAGAGATTCAGGAATATTTTTGGAATGTAGATATCATAATTGGAGATGCTATTCAGCTTATAGATGTCATACGAAGTAATGTAGCTATAGGTAATCTTCCATACCATATAACCTCAGACATACTTATAGAGATAGCTAAGCATATTGATATAGCCTTAATTACTGTCCAAAAAGATGTTGGTATGAAAATTATTAGTAAACCTGGTTCAAAAAGCTATGGAAAGATTTCTATTCTTCTTCAGCTACTTTTTGATATTAAATATGTTGGGGGTATACCATCTAAGTTCTTTAGACCTAAACCAAAGGTTGATTCATCTATATTACTCCTCGTTAGAAAGAGGATATATGATAAAACAATTGAAAGAATTGAGGAGATGACAAAATGCTTATTTAGTTATAGAAGAAAACATGTTTATAAAGCTCTAAAGAGATGTATTGATCTAGAGTATGTAGATAAAATGCTAAGCTATATGGAGCAAAATCTATGGAGGAAAAGAGTATTTCAACTATCGCCAAAGGATATAGAGAAGTTGGTACATATCTATGTAGAGCTAAAGAATGGAGAGAGGAAATAAGTGAAATAGCACTGCTTCTTAGCGATAAGGTATATAATCCATCAGATGATAGTTATATACTTACTAAAACAATTAGCGATATAGATAACTGTTTATCTATAGCTCTTGAA
Above is a genomic segment from Ignisphaera aggregans DSM 17230 containing:
- a CDS encoding GTP-binding signal recognition particle SRP54 G- domain (COGs: COG0541 Signal recognition particle GTPase~InterPro IPR004125:IPR013822:IPR000897:IPR003593~KEGG: siy:YG5714_1237 GTP-binding signal recognition particle SRP54 G-domain protein~PFAM: GTP-binding signal recognition particle SRP54 G- domain; Signal peptide binding (SRP54) M- domain protein; GTP-binding signal recognition particle SRP54 helical bundle~SMART: AAA ATPase~SPTR: P70722 Signal recognition 54 kDa protein (Fragment)~PFAM: SRP54-type protein, GTPase domain; SRP54-type protein, helical bundle domain; Signal peptide binding domain), which gives rise to MNVLENLKKIVSDFLRGKEPYEIAVENFVKELQKTLLRADVNVKLVLELTKNIRERALKERPPPYISKQEWFIKIVYDELSSLFGGDIKPQVFPVKTPYIIMLVGVQGSGKTTTAAKIAYFYKRYGYRPCLICTDTYRPAAYEQLYQLSKQIDVPFCGDPKSSDPIDIAKKCLSYCINNNTNIIIIDTAGRHGYGEEEYLLKEMQDIAKAVNPDEVMLIIDASIGQKAYDLALRFHSATPIGSIVITKLDGTAKGGGALSAVAATKAIIKFIGTGEKIPELEVFDPRRFVGRILGLGDLPTLIDKLKSIERSSDLEKRLTKAIATGKISLVDLYLQIQTMRKLGPLSKILQLIPGLSLLPVDDKQLKISEEKMDKWLAIINSMTYEELRNPNIIDKSRINRIAIGSGTTADDVKELLKYYELVNTMIKNMKRRYGLLRKLGIDLSKIDLGKGE
- a CDS encoding pseudouridylate synthase (COGs: COG1258 pseudouridylate synthase~InterPro IPR005912~KEGG: hbu:Hbut_1661 pseudouridylate synthase~SPTR: A2BNB4 Predicted pseudouridylate synthase~PFAM: THUMP domain~TIGRFAM: conserved hypothetical protein TIGR01213), whose product is MSIIDIANNILRKYCLCDRCLGRLFASLGRGLSNDERGKAIKIALVLELHKRYLDGDKDSLKQLVELSPNIGPIAVNLIKNLGIEIEYTPRTCFICDNKINDIIDTYSQRIADIINERHINSFVLGIRGVTSYIRKEESIANEFKLLYWENIKRELKREIGKKIQMMTNAKVDFLNPEAMIIIDIDRDRIYIESPSLLIYGRYWKLGRMISQNIWLTKNGVKKYPLSIEEIAKMLVKDGFGDDVVLHIAGREDVDVRTLGSGRPFVLEIKRPRKRNIDIKDIENRLNSISRWLKFELNMFVDRDFVSRVKKGCRTSYKIYRAIVVADRDIGIEDIKRLEEFFRDRIIEQRTPTRVLRRKKDVLRRRKVFEIKTRVISPRVFEALIKCEGGLYVKELISGDNGRTVPSFSSVLNANTLCLTLDALYVHEYI
- a CDS encoding LSU ribosomal protein L21E (COGs: COG2139 Ribosomal protein L21E~InterPro IPR001147:IPR018259~KEGG: smr:Smar_0775 50S ribosomal protein L21e~PFAM: Ribosomal protein L21e~SPTR: A3DML6 50S ribosomal protein L21e~PFAM: Ribosomal protein L21e), giving the protein MVKAPQGLRHRTRKLMRKSVRERGRVPPLSKILINYKIGDSVYIKVDPSIHKGMPHRMYIGKVGKIVGFRGKALEVEVKVGSKIKKLFLLPEHVEPAFPIQERIKEVLDKLNSIAKIRQTQRKIFLSLVKTSK
- a CDS encoding RNA polymerase Rpb4 (InterPro IPR005574~KEGG: smr:Smar_0776 DNA-directed RNA polymerase, subunit F~PFAM: RNA polymerase Rpb4~SPTR: A3DML7 DNA-directed RNA polymerase, subunit F~PFAM: RNA polymerase Rpb4), whose product is MNYLSYEILEYRDIPNPLAKKILEEYIEKISSKDIVPELIRVTHEYLTSNTKCDVDKSEKLYNELKTFNLKELTISLIINLLPKTIDELKFVVATFEERVPDEEILNRILELVSQYCQTENV
- a CDS encoding Protein of unknown function DUF655 (COGs: COG1491 RNA-binding protein~InterPro IPR007003~KEGG: smr:Smar_0777 hypothetical protein~PFAM: Protein of unknown function DUF655~SPTR: A3DML8 Putative uncharacterized protein~PFAM: Protein of unknown function, DUF655); translated protein: MRPRPRRHFIPDEFAVILDYMPMGNPYDKHSQHRISPIAQGIGTKFFTLVEIVPMKNSTLVIGERIPLSFSPREPGHRVFDRLLYEDLTTIARENLEKTVRRIVEEKERVFVEFFNVAEAINIRMHSLELIPGIGKKTLAMILEERKKKKFDSFDDIRKRLKINDPAKLFVDRIILELQRTEKYYLFVEPYPPSPEYRFLNYLELLYSRTGYNEPW
- a CDS encoding ribosomal RNA adenine methylase transferase (COGs: COG0030 Dimethyladenosine transferase (rRNA methylation)~InterPro IPR001737:IPR020598:IPR020596~KEGG: smr:Smar_0778 dimethyladenosine transferase~PFAM: ribosomal RNA adenine methylase transferase~SMART: Ribosomal RNA adenine methylase transferase-like~SPTR: A3DML9 Dimethyladenosine transferase~PFAM: Ribosomal RNA adenine dimethylase); this translates as MVNNFLDSQRDLSLWVREKLRVYGIKLKKRLSQVILLNEKTLEKIARMLKELSIIHRFSSVIEIGSGPGTLTLYVAKECTNLYIIAIEIDKRFSAILREIQEYFWNVDIIIGDAIQLIDVIRSNVAIGNLPYHITSDILIEIAKHIDIALITVQKDVGMKIISKPGSKSYGKISILLQLLFDIKYVGGIPSKFFRPKPKVDSSILLLVRKRIYDKTIERIEEMTKCLFSYRRKHVYKALKRCIDLEYVDKMLSYMEQNLWRKRVFQLSPKDIEKLVHIYVELKNGERK